Proteins found in one Erythrobacter sp. 3-20A1M genomic segment:
- a CDS encoding phosphatidate cytidylyltransferase encodes MADVDDDVRKRDRLKARAQRYLPVPISVRTGDLPRRAASALVMVAVAGGALWIGGWLWSGLALIIGLWALYEWTAIVWRMTQSAGRRAAGVVLGLCYIGYATFVIAALGNDQVLGSAGEGRIGGPLIALIASVIATDTGAYFAGRIIGGPKIAPRISPSKTWAGLAGGMAGAALVLALFASGGRLALSVPAAIVLGGVVAVVAQCGDFLESWMKRKAHVKDSGSLIPGHGGILDRVDGLIAVSCVLGFVFMGTLMQATDL; translated from the coding sequence ATGGCGGACGTTGACGACGATGTGCGCAAGCGCGACCGGCTGAAGGCGCGCGCGCAGCGCTACCTCCCGGTGCCGATCTCGGTCCGCACCGGCGATCTGCCGCGCCGCGCGGCCAGCGCGCTGGTGATGGTCGCGGTCGCGGGCGGGGCGCTTTGGATCGGCGGCTGGCTGTGGAGCGGGCTCGCGTTGATAATCGGGCTGTGGGCGCTGTACGAATGGACCGCGATCGTCTGGCGCATGACGCAAAGCGCGGGTCGCCGCGCGGCTGGGGTGGTCCTGGGCCTCTGCTATATCGGCTATGCCACCTTTGTCATCGCGGCGCTGGGCAACGATCAGGTGCTGGGCAGCGCCGGTGAAGGCCGGATCGGCGGCCCGCTGATCGCGCTGATCGCCAGCGTGATCGCGACCGATACGGGGGCCTATTTCGCCGGGCGTATCATCGGTGGGCCGAAGATCGCGCCCAGGATCAGCCCGTCCAAGACGTGGGCTGGTCTGGCGGGCGGCATGGCGGGCGCGGCGCTGGTGCTGGCCCTCTTCGCATCGGGCGGACGCCTCGCCCTCTCGGTTCCGGCGGCGATCGTGCTGGGCGGGGTGGTCGCGGTGGTCGCGCAATGCGGCGATTTTCTGGAAAGCTGGATGAAGCGAAAGGCGCATGTGAAGGATTCGGGCTCGCTCATTCCTGGACACGGGGGCATCCTCGACCGGGTCGATGGGCTGATCGCGGTATCCTGCGTGCTCGGCTTCGTGTTCATGGGCACGCTGATGCAGGCGACCGACCTCTGA
- the uppS gene encoding polyprenyl diphosphate synthase: MASESASARHVAIIMDGNGRWAKRRHLPRALGHKRGVEAVRELVRAVPSMGVECLTLYAFSSENWKRPEDEVGDLMNLMRKFIKSDLPEFIENGVRLRIVGDWRALDSDIVAMLEDALERTANGTQTLAVALNYGSQQEIARAATQAAREGEITPDTIAAHLDTADLPPLDLLIRTSGEVRLSNFLLWQSAYAEMIFVDTLWPDFTPAHLRDALDRFAARERRYGGR; the protein is encoded by the coding sequence ATGGCATCTGAATCCGCATCGGCCCGCCATGTGGCCATCATCATGGACGGCAACGGGCGCTGGGCGAAGCGGCGCCATCTGCCGCGCGCGCTGGGGCACAAGCGCGGGGTGGAGGCGGTACGCGAGCTCGTGCGCGCCGTGCCCAGCATGGGGGTCGAGTGCCTGACGCTCTATGCCTTCAGTTCGGAGAACTGGAAACGGCCGGAGGACGAGGTCGGGGATTTGATGAACCTGATGCGCAAGTTCATCAAATCGGATCTGCCCGAATTCATCGAGAACGGCGTGCGGCTGCGGATCGTCGGTGATTGGCGCGCGCTCGATTCCGACATTGTCGCCATGCTGGAAGACGCGCTGGAGCGGACGGCAAACGGTACGCAGACGCTGGCGGTGGCGCTGAATTACGGATCGCAGCAGGAAATCGCACGCGCCGCCACCCAGGCCGCGCGCGAGGGCGAGATTACGCCCGATACGATCGCCGCGCATCTCGATACTGCCGATCTCCCGCCGCTGGACCTGCTGATCCGCACCAGCGGGGAAGTGCGCCTGTCGAACTTCCTCCTGTGGCAATCGGCCTATGCGGAAATGATTTTCGTCGATACGCTGTGGCCCGATTTCACCCCGGCGCACCTGCGGGACGCGCTGGACCGGTTCGCAGCGAGGGAGAGGCGCTATGGCGGACGTTGA
- a CDS encoding 1-deoxy-D-xylulose-5-phosphate reductoisomerase, protein MTRSITILGATGSVGTSTLDLLRREPGEWRVEALTANCSAKELAALAREFDARLAVVGDEECLSELRAALEGSGIEAAGGQRALCEAAARPVDITMAAIVGCAGLAPVMAAIEQGGTIALANKEALVSAGEVMTTAVEKHGATLLPVDSEHNAIFQCLHGNDVAEVRWITLTASGGPLRTCSTEELARVTPEQAVAHPNWSMGAKISVDSATMMNKGLELIEAHHLFPVGLDRIRIVVHPQSVIHSMVEYRDGSTLAQLGPPDMRVPIASCLAWPRRMETPCAPLDLPAIGELSFFAPDEVRFPATRLAREAAEAGGAAPAVLNAANEIAVAAFLKGHLPFTRIALVVETVLNESNLPPAPENLEDVLALDAATRRSAAALLETT, encoded by the coding sequence CTGACCCGCTCGATCACCATTCTGGGCGCGACCGGTTCGGTCGGCACCTCCACGCTCGACCTGCTGCGGCGCGAGCCGGGTGAATGGCGGGTCGAGGCCCTGACCGCCAATTGCAGCGCGAAGGAGCTGGCCGCGCTGGCCCGCGAATTCGATGCGCGTCTCGCGGTCGTGGGCGACGAGGAGTGCCTGTCGGAGCTGCGCGCGGCGCTGGAAGGCAGCGGGATCGAGGCGGCAGGCGGCCAGCGCGCTTTGTGCGAGGCCGCCGCGCGCCCCGTCGACATCACCATGGCCGCCATCGTCGGCTGCGCCGGGCTCGCCCCGGTCATGGCCGCTATCGAGCAGGGCGGCACCATCGCGCTCGCGAACAAGGAAGCGCTGGTTTCCGCTGGCGAGGTGATGACCACCGCGGTGGAAAAGCACGGTGCCACGCTGCTGCCGGTCGATTCGGAGCACAACGCGATCTTCCAGTGCCTCCATGGCAACGACGTGGCCGAGGTACGCTGGATCACGCTCACCGCCAGCGGCGGGCCCTTGCGCACCTGCTCCACGGAAGAGCTGGCGCGCGTCACCCCGGAACAGGCGGTGGCGCACCCCAACTGGAGCATGGGCGCAAAGATCAGCGTCGATTCGGCGACGATGATGAACAAGGGGCTGGAGCTGATCGAGGCCCACCACCTGTTCCCGGTCGGGCTCGATCGCATCCGCATCGTGGTCCATCCGCAAAGCGTGATCCACTCGATGGTGGAATACCGCGACGGATCGACCCTGGCGCAGCTCGGGCCGCCGGACATGCGGGTGCCGATTGCTTCGTGCCTCGCCTGGCCGCGGCGGATGGAAACGCCGTGCGCGCCGCTGGACCTGCCCGCGATCGGCGAACTCAGCTTTTTCGCGCCCGACGAGGTACGCTTTCCCGCCACACGGCTGGCGCGGGAAGCGGCGGAGGCGGGAGGGGCAGCCCCGGCGGTCCTCAACGCGGCGAACGAAATCGCCGTCGCCGCGTTTCTGAAGGGTCACCTTCCGTTCACGCGTATCGCGCTAGTGGTGGAAACCGTGCTGAATGAGAGCAACCTGCCGCCTGCGCCCGAAAATCTGGAGGACGTGCTCGCGCTCGACGCCGCCACGCGTCGGAGCGCCGCCGCGTTGCTGGAGACCACCTGA
- the frr gene encoding ribosome recycling factor, producing the protein MAKYDKSDIERRMQGAVDSLKGDLSGLRTGRANTSLLDPVVAEVYGAMMPLSQVATVSAPEPRMLSVQVWDKSNVSAVEKGIAKANLGLNPMTDGQTIRLPMPDLTEERRKDLAKLAGEYGEKGKIAIRNVRRDGMEALKEDEKKKEISEDDRKRSEDEVQKLTDKYVAETDTAVEKKVQEILNQ; encoded by the coding sequence ATGGCAAAATACGACAAAAGCGATATCGAGCGCCGCATGCAAGGCGCGGTGGACAGCCTCAAGGGAGACCTGTCGGGCCTGCGCACCGGTCGCGCGAACACCAGCCTGCTCGATCCCGTGGTGGCCGAGGTTTACGGCGCGATGATGCCGTTGAGCCAGGTCGCGACCGTCTCCGCCCCCGAACCGCGCATGCTGAGCGTGCAGGTGTGGGACAAGTCGAACGTCAGCGCCGTGGAGAAGGGTATCGCCAAGGCCAATCTGGGTCTCAACCCGATGACCGACGGCCAGACCATCCGCCTGCCGATGCCCGACCTGACGGAGGAACGGCGCAAGGACCTGGCGAAGCTGGCGGGCGAATATGGCGAGAAGGGCAAGATCGCCATCCGCAACGTGCGCCGCGACGGGATGGAAGCGCTGAAGGAAGACGAGAAGAAGAAGGAAATCTCCGAAGACGACCGCAAGCGGTCCGAGGACGAGGTCCAGAAGCTGACCGACAAATACGTCGCCGAGACCGATACGGCGGTCGAAAAGAAGGTTCAGGAAATCCTGAACCAGTGA